From a region of the Prevotella melaninogenica genome:
- a CDS encoding S8 family peptidase, whose amino-acid sequence MKQTHLRSYITFLFILVSTTLLASNKSGGLIGYPGGKCYMFRVTLKDKNGTPYSLDKPEKFLSKASLLRRERQGLKIDSTDLPVSPDYIQQIKKRGGKVVAVSKWNNSVLVRGNNRQTLEDLKVLSFVKDSKLVFVSPDSIRPLSQRVRYNSELQSLDSTVHDYYGMGKGQIESLNGRKLHNLGFMGQGMTIAVLDAGFMNVDKIAAFRNLNIKGTHNFVAGYDNDVYKEMDHGTKTLSTIAMNQPTVFVGTAPKANFWLLRTEDYSTESPAEEDFWIAAVEFSDSVGVDVISSSLGYHSFDDKTMNYRYSDLNGRTAAISQAASRLASKGMILVNSAGNDGMGTWKKINVPADAHDILTVGAVTLDKVNAPFSSIGPTADGRIKPDVMAYGCPTNVVSGRGYIIPDNGTSFACPLIAGMVACLWQACPNKSAKEILDIVRQSGNNCQSPDNIMGYGIPDFWSAYQSATRYNQ is encoded by the coding sequence ATGAAACAAACTCATCTCAGAAGTTATATTACATTTCTATTTATACTGGTCAGCACTACTTTATTAGCTTCTAATAAGAGTGGTGGCTTGATAGGGTACCCAGGAGGAAAGTGTTATATGTTCCGTGTTACTCTAAAAGATAAGAATGGAACACCTTATTCCTTGGATAAACCAGAGAAATTTCTATCAAAAGCTTCTCTTCTTCGACGTGAACGGCAGGGGTTAAAGATTGATTCGACAGACCTACCGGTATCACCTGATTATATTCAACAGATCAAGAAGAGAGGTGGTAAGGTTGTTGCTGTGAGTAAATGGAATAACTCTGTTCTTGTGCGTGGCAATAATCGCCAAACGTTAGAAGACTTAAAAGTATTGTCTTTTGTGAAAGATAGTAAGCTGGTATTTGTCTCTCCAGACTCTATCCGTCCACTTTCTCAACGTGTTCGTTATAATTCTGAACTTCAATCTCTTGATTCTACTGTTCACGATTATTATGGTATGGGTAAGGGACAAATTGAGAGTTTGAATGGCAGAAAGCTGCACAACCTTGGTTTTATGGGACAAGGCATGACTATCGCAGTGTTGGATGCAGGTTTTATGAATGTTGATAAGATTGCTGCCTTTAGGAATCTCAATATAAAAGGTACACATAACTTTGTTGCAGGGTATGATAATGATGTCTATAAAGAGATGGATCACGGTACCAAGACTTTGTCAACAATAGCCATGAACCAGCCTACGGTGTTTGTGGGTACAGCTCCTAAAGCTAATTTCTGGTTGCTTCGTACGGAAGACTATTCGACAGAAAGTCCTGCAGAAGAAGATTTTTGGATAGCTGCAGTTGAGTTCTCTGATTCAGTAGGTGTGGATGTTATTAGTTCATCTTTGGGCTATCACAGCTTTGATGATAAAACTATGAACTATCGTTACTCAGATCTAAATGGACGAACTGCAGCGATTTCTCAAGCAGCATCTCGTTTGGCAAGTAAGGGAATGATACTTGTAAATAGTGCTGGTAACGATGGTATGGGAACTTGGAAGAAGATTAATGTTCCTGCTGATGCTCATGATATTCTTACCGTGGGAGCGGTTACTCTTGATAAAGTTAATGCCCCTTTTTCATCGATAGGACCTACAGCTGATGGGCGTATTAAGCCAGATGTAATGGCTTATGGATGTCCAACAAATGTCGTATCGGGTAGGGGATATATCATACCAGACAATGGAACGTCGTTCGCTTGTCCACTCATAGCTGGTATGGTTGCCTGTTTGTGGCAGGCATGTCCTAATAAATCAGCAAAAGAGATATTAGATATTGTTCGTCAATCGGGAAATAATTGTCAATCTCCTGACAATATAATGGGATATGGTATACCTGACTTTTGGTCAGCCTATCAGTCTGCAACTCGTTATAATCAGTAG
- a CDS encoding threonine/serine ThrE exporter family protein, with protein sequence MDEKQMDCSKKTLRRKLDLLLRTGQILMESSADTSRVKRNMERTAAYLGLPKENLHMNVDYYMLQVNISDEYHSFSKMQRCDKHVINMLAIQEVSKLSWRAIQKDYSLDKYEEELEKIANGKHYYKDWVIAIGAGLACGGFCIQFGCDWTAFFYASIAAILGNRLRMFLNHSGSNLYANFAIAAFVSTILAWLSSFLSTPTVQAALPEFLRPILFTETPWHPLLACALYIVPGVPLINAVNDLLDNHINTGLVRAMNTLLIVIAMSFGIMLAIKCGSFDGFAKDLSTIPHHSFYVYAVAAAISAMGFATIYNIPYRLMPWIAVGGIICVCTRNFVFLDPSTGNAGLGLGIVVGSLCGSALISIINIKAVHILHTPHQCITIPAVIPIVPGVLMYRALYGFMGMQGVVGEVTHAMSFAINGSLVLFCIALGVAIPNIFAKKWIAPHRKAKLQHMIDERRQRGKFVDLHQYNI encoded by the coding sequence ATGGACGAAAAACAGATGGATTGTTCCAAGAAAACCCTTCGTAGAAAACTCGATTTGCTCCTTCGTACAGGGCAAATTCTTATGGAAAGTTCTGCTGATACGAGTCGTGTGAAGCGAAATATGGAGCGCACAGCAGCTTATTTGGGACTTCCAAAGGAAAATCTACACATGAATGTAGATTACTATATGTTGCAGGTGAATATTAGTGACGAATATCATAGCTTTTCTAAGATGCAACGTTGTGATAAGCACGTGATTAATATGCTTGCTATTCAGGAAGTTTCAAAACTCTCATGGCGTGCTATTCAAAAAGACTATTCGTTAGACAAGTATGAAGAAGAACTTGAGAAGATTGCTAATGGTAAACACTATTACAAGGATTGGGTGATTGCTATTGGTGCAGGTCTTGCTTGTGGTGGATTCTGTATTCAGTTTGGTTGTGATTGGACAGCTTTCTTCTATGCTTCTATAGCAGCTATATTGGGTAATCGCCTTCGTATGTTCTTGAATCATTCTGGTTCTAATCTTTATGCCAACTTTGCTATTGCAGCTTTTGTTAGTACAATTCTTGCATGGTTGTCATCTTTTCTCTCTACACCTACCGTTCAAGCAGCGCTACCAGAGTTCCTTCGTCCAATTCTGTTTACAGAAACTCCTTGGCATCCACTCTTAGCTTGTGCCCTTTATATTGTTCCAGGAGTACCTTTAATAAACGCTGTTAATGACTTGTTAGACAATCATATAAACACAGGATTAGTCCGTGCAATGAATACGCTCCTTATTGTCATAGCAATGTCATTTGGTATTATGTTGGCAATTAAGTGTGGTAGTTTTGATGGCTTTGCAAAAGACCTATCAACAATTCCTCATCACTCTTTCTATGTCTATGCTGTTGCTGCTGCAATTTCTGCTATGGGCTTTGCAACGATTTATAATATTCCATATCGTTTAATGCCTTGGATTGCGGTTGGAGGTATAATCTGTGTTTGTACGCGTAACTTCGTATTCCTTGATCCTTCAACAGGAAATGCTGGTCTTGGACTTGGAATAGTTGTTGGTTCACTTTGTGGTTCGGCATTGATATCTATCATTAATATTAAGGCTGTTCATATCCTCCATACACCACATCAGTGTATCACTATTCCTGCTGTTATCCCTATCGTCCCAGGTGTATTAATGTATCGTGCACTTTATGGCTTTATGGGAATGCAGGGTGTTGTTGGAGAAGTAACGCATGCTATGTCTTTTGCAATCAATGGTTCGTTGGTATTATTTTGTATTGCTCTTGGTGTTGCTATTCCTAACATTTTTGCGAAGAAATGGATTGCGCCACATCGCAAAGCAAAGCTACAACATATGATTGATGAGCGTCGCCAGCGTGGTAAGTTCGTTGATTTGCATCAGTATAATATATAA
- a CDS encoding glycerate kinase family protein, with product MKHIILAIDSFKGCLSSVEAEDAVEQGLRERWHDAKIVKVPVTDGGDGMLEVFLQLFDCKEITINCHDALMRPIQASYAVCADNMVVIETALSCGINLLKEQDLNPLRATTYGLGELFADALQRGFRKFIIGLGGSATSDCGLGMLAALKDILGKNWRDKFLRDLDIILASDVNNPLFGERGAAVVFGPQKGATPEMIVCLDRRAHTFARMAAAQLGFDCSLNNGAGAAGGLGYAFMQFMNAKMRSGADVLLETVNFSSLIEDADLIITGEGSADGQTLMGKIPIRVLEYGLRKNVPVMLIAGKIKDAAALLKAGFSQVQCITPKDMLLTEAMKPNVAKDNIQKAIMQL from the coding sequence ATGAAGCATATTATTTTAGCTATTGATAGTTTTAAAGGTTGTCTCTCTTCTGTTGAAGCAGAAGATGCAGTAGAGCAAGGACTTCGTGAACGGTGGCATGATGCTAAGATTGTAAAGGTACCTGTCACGGATGGAGGAGATGGAATGTTAGAAGTCTTTTTACAGTTATTCGACTGTAAGGAGATTACTATTAATTGCCACGATGCACTCATGCGTCCCATTCAAGCAAGCTATGCTGTATGTGCAGATAATATGGTCGTCATAGAGACGGCTTTGTCGTGTGGCATAAATCTTCTTAAGGAGCAGGATTTGAACCCTTTACGAGCTACCACTTATGGATTAGGTGAACTCTTTGCAGATGCACTTCAAAGAGGGTTTAGAAAGTTTATTATCGGACTTGGAGGGTCGGCTACAAGCGATTGCGGACTTGGTATGTTAGCTGCTTTGAAAGACATTCTTGGGAAGAACTGGCGTGATAAATTTTTACGAGATTTAGATATAATCTTAGCTTCAGATGTAAATAATCCTCTCTTTGGTGAACGTGGTGCTGCTGTCGTTTTTGGTCCACAGAAGGGAGCGACACCAGAAATGATAGTTTGTTTGGATCGTCGAGCACATACTTTTGCGCGTATGGCTGCTGCTCAGTTAGGTTTTGATTGTTCTTTGAATAACGGTGCTGGAGCTGCAGGCGGATTGGGTTATGCTTTTATGCAGTTTATGAATGCCAAGATGAGGTCGGGTGCAGATGTACTTTTAGAAACTGTCAATTTTAGTTCACTTATAGAAGATGCTGATTTGATTATAACAGGGGAGGGTAGCGCAGATGGTCAGACATTAATGGGAAAGATACCGATAAGGGTTTTAGAATATGGTCTTCGCAAGAATGTTCCTGTTATGCTTATAGCTGGGAAGATAAAGGATGCGGCAGCTTTACTTAAAGCAGGCTTCTCACAAGTTCAATGTATTACACCAAAGGATATGTTGCTCACAGAAGCAATGAAGCCTAACGTTGCAAAAGATAATATCCAAAAAGCTATTATGCAGCTATAA